The Procambarus clarkii isolate CNS0578487 chromosome 37, FALCON_Pclarkii_2.0, whole genome shotgun sequence nucleotide sequence tcttatatttcagtgatgggaacatcaaatcatttaatgttcccaattttctaatagaacatcagatcatttgggaatgcataagacgagggagtggggaatggtggggaggatgaggggatgggagtaggggggacaggggaggggggtaatgatgggaaggatgaggggatggggggagttggggatggtaacGTGGGGaccggggaatggagaatggtggggaggacaaggggacaggggaagtgGGTAATGGTGATGAGGAtgagggggacgggggaggggggaattgtCGGGTGGATGAGTTGATGGGGGAGTGAgagatggttaggaggacgaggggacgggggagtgaggaatggttgggaggatgaggggactggggaatggttgggaggactgagagacaggggaaggttgctgtggctcaacaacgcacatgcgttgttgagccacaACAATGCGTGGCCAAGTACAGCTAGTAAGGAATAATGTATATTGGATTAATCAGTTCCAAACCACAAAAATAAATACTGTATGGTTATACAATAATTAAATGGAATAAATGCTAACACACTACACTTTACCTGGACTTAAGAGAGTTGAGGGCATATGTGGAAACTAGtgaggcagaggaagagagaTGTTCTGTGGCAGGGGAGTTCCCTAACATTAAAACTTCTGGAAGTTGTGCTTCTGATGTtctttttcttttctgtttcCCTCATTACACTCACTGAACGCTTTCCTTACAAGTAACTTGTCCAAGGATGATTGTTTTTGCCTGTGCATTAAAATGTTTTTAAAGTGAGACATAGCATTTTCATTCAACAGATTTTTAACACAGTTTGTCAAGGTGATAATTTCAAGAAAAGGTTTGCACTTTTCCTCATTTTGCACACATTTCTTTTAATAGAGAACTAGATTTAGGCATAACAAACTCTGCAACAAGAGCTGAAACTCAGGTACCACTCTCATATTTAGCTATGAGTTCTTTCTTCATCTGTATCGTTATTCTAACCATTTTTCTTTTTGATTAGCTCTTACCACAAACTTTCATAGGTGACATGGTGACTTATTTACAATAAGAATATAAAAAATATCCAAGAGAAAAGTGTAGTGGGTTGTGCACTGACCAACAGCTATGGTGAAACTGATGCATCAGGGCGCGTGTTTACATCTGAATGTCGAGCAAACAGACGAATACCGAACATGAACACAGCGTCTGAATACCGAAAAGTGCGAATTATGAGCAGTGCAAACACCGAGGCTCCTCTGTACAAAGAAATTATGTAAATATTATGTAATTTGTATtggtaaatacagtacagtacggtAATATTATTTTTGGTTGTAAATTCTTCTAGCTTAACCAAATATTtttttccacaggataacaacccagaggaatgttcagtgtgttttaacaattatgatgacaatcagctacggcctcgcacactgctgtgtggccacacattctgctcccaatGTATTaacaatgctatcaagaatgggcagctgacctgccccagctgccgtgcccagcatgctgccacagctgctactcagttcTCAATTAATTATGGTATGGAGGCCCTTATCAGAAAACTAAAAGGTATCGAGGTTGTACCAGAGAAAACGTTACCAGCAAAACCCATTAAAGCTCCTGCAAGAGGAATCAGCAAGAAGTTACATTCCATGGTGGAGGAGCAGAATAGCTtcatcagcagcctcattactaactgtgaagaggtactgtcccagctgggggagtatcgggggcagctgggggactggaagactcaccacctccagctccaggacagactctatgctctggtagagcagaacaagtcagcaatgaagctcttggaactggaggataccagtgtggtggatatgacaacacaaggagaggaagggaagactcagctgcaggccatgttggggagcctcgacacagtcaacacagCACAGGAAGTATTCATGACCATCAATGAAGTTGACCAATGCAACATGGAGGTAGAAAATTGGCTCaagaagtgccaggaactcttcccagatgtcaagactgtccacacctcagtgaaggtacgctgctgaaggtcacattgttctcacccaactgagtgtagtattgcctctatataaacacttctgacatggagacacatcaagatgagagtagactttatatataacaaactttttgctctaacacctgaaacatttttattaataaagtcaactgtcatcttggtgtttctctacactgtggtcagtgtagagaaacattaCTTATATTGTCAAATTTCTTTTCTCAATCTGATGCTTCATTattgtccagttactttactcagagcctgatgcttcattatagtccagttactttactcagagcctgatgcttcattatagtccagttactttactcagagcctgatgcttcatgatagtccaggttccaccattaatgtttgtgttggtaatgacaggtgcaggagaccatcagggaggccctggagatgatgaccacagagacaggtgccacagctgaccccgtacacctgggagactcagcctctatcattaatgtttgtgttggtaatgacaggtgcaggagaccatcagggaggccctggagatgatgaccacagagacaggtgccacagctgaccccgtacacctgggagactcagcctccaccattaatgtttgtgttggtaatgacaggtgcaggagaccatcagggaggccctggagatgacgaccacagagacaggtgccacagctgaccccgtacacctgggagactcagcctccaccattaatgtttgtgttggtaatgacaggtgcaggagaccatcagggaggccctggagataacgaccacagagacaggtgccacagctgaccccgtacacctgggagactcagcctccagcatcatgaataaagttcaggaaatcactggagagatcccccagaagcaattaaaggtaagttttatattttctctcgtaggtcatatcacaagatattgagttgTGTTTTGATGAGAGGAAGCCTGTTCCTAGGTTTATCgaggttccccaaggtcaacaactgactttccttaacatacaatacacaatagttgcctaactcctggtaaacatttactggtaggtgaacaacagaaacaggtgaaaagaaataTGTGAATCATTTCCGTCCTGCATAAAGATTGAACCCGTGATCCTCTATTGAAACCGGGATCCTGGCTCCCCTTCACAGAGGCGCAGAGAGCAggtgacactccaccaacctaccgggaaagcatccaggaagacagtgaaccaaaacagaccactgctgggttcGAAGAGACTGAAGCCTTGAAACTGCCAATAAAATCCCAAACaatgccagcaccaacccccttgccagtagaggggggctggagctacaggtccagcaccaaccccttgccagtagagggggggctggagctacaggtccagcaccaaccccttgccagtagaggggggctggagctacaggtccagcaccaaccccttgccagtagaggggggctggagctacaggtccagcaccaaccccttgccagtagaagggggctggagctacaggtccagcaccaaccaccctgccagtagagggggcgggagctacaggttcggcaccaaccccctgccagtagagggggctggtgctgcaggtccagcaccaacccccctgccagtagaggggggctggagcttcaggtccagcaccaaccccctgccagtagaggggggttggaacttcaggtccatcaccaacccctgccagtagaggaaggctggagatacaggttcagcaccaactccttgccagtcgaggggggctggagctacaggtccaataccaacccccctgccagtagtacaGGGTTTGAGCAACATGTCCatccccaaccccctgccagtagtgggggctgaaactacaggtccagcacctaccccctgtcagtagaagggggttggagctacaggtccagcaccaacccccttccagtagagcggGGATGGAGCtcttggtccagcaccaaccccctgccagtagtgggaggctgtagctacaggaccagcactaaCCTCTCTGGCAgtagagggtggagggggggggcttgaactacaggtccagcaccaaccccttgccagtagaaaggggggctgcaggtcctgcaccaacccctgccagtagagggggggctagagctacaggtctggCACCAATCccttgccagtaaaggggggggggagaggctggagatacaggtccagcactaaccctctgccagtagagggggctggtgctgcaggtcctgcacccccccctgccagtagaggggggctggagctacaggtccagcaccaaccgcttgccagtgcagggggggggggctggagctacaggtccagcaccaaccccttgccagtagaggcgggctggagctgcaggtccagcaccaaccccctgccagtagaggggggctggagctacaggtccagcacctacccaatgccagtagagggggactgaagctacaggtccaacagaaacccccccccccccattccagtagatgggggttggagctacaagatcaacaccaaccccctgccagtaaaggggggcaggagctacaagtccaggaccaaccccctgtcagtagagggggctggagcttcaggtccagcaccaacccctgccagtagaaggggggctggagctacaggtccagcaacaacccctgacagaagagggggctggagctacaggtccagcagcaacctctgccagtagaggagggctggagctacaggtccagcaccaaccccctgccagcagaggggagctggagctactggtccagcacgaaccccctgccagtagagaggggctggaacaacaggtccagcaccaaccccctgccagtagagaaaggGCTGAAGCTACATAtccggcaccaacccccctgccagtagaggggggctggagctacagatccagcaccaaccccctgccagtagaggagggctggagcttcagttccagcaccaaccccctgccagtagaggggggctggagctacagatccaacaccaacccctgccagtataggggggccctggagctacaggtccagcaccaactcctgccagtagagggtggctggagctacaggtccagcaccaaccccttgccagtgaagggggggctggagctccaggtccagcaccaaccctctgccagtgaaggggagggctggagctacaagttcaacaccaactccctgccagtaaaggggggctggagctacaagtccaggaccaaccccctgccagtagagggggcctggagctacaggtccaggactaacccctggcagtagagggaggctggagattcaggtccagcaccaaccccttgccagtggaggggggctggagctacaggtccagcaccaaccccttccagtagagggggggctggaaatacaggtccagcaccaacaccctgccagaagagggggggctagatctacaggtccagcaccaaccccctgccagtagagggggctggtgctgcaggtccatcaccaactctttgccagtagagggggggctggagctacaggtccagtactaactccctgccagtagaggggggctggagctacaggtccagcaccaaccccttccagtagaggggggggctggaaatacaggtccagcaccaacaccctgccagaagagggggggctagatctacaggtccagcaccaaccccctgccagtagagggggctggtgctgcaccaacccccctgccagta carries:
- the LOC138371996 gene encoding uncharacterized protein translates to MMDNNPEECSVCFNNYDDNQLRPRTLLCGHTFCSQCINNAIKNGQLTCPSCRAQHAATAATQFSINYGMEALIRKLKGIEVVPEKTLPAKPIKAPARGISKKLHSMVEEQNSFISSLITNCEEVLSQLGEYRGQLGDWKTHHLQLQDRLYALVEQNKSAMKLLELEDTSVVDMTTQGEEGKTQLQAMLGSLDTVNTAQEVFMTINEVDQCNMEVENWLKKCQELFPDVKTVHTSVKVQETIREALEITTTETGATADPVHLGDSASSIMNKVQEITGEIPQKQLKVEDLRRMRESVKRLVEAGRVLAVQEDQGGRRSAKITLQDGQLYLHPLLRQPTPANAHTLQESEVVGVLEPSCTLAFLDLGWAGSTRGRVTIRLTPDTPLARQFVLLCTGQLGHTYRNTKLLWVGDKGYPGEWVVGGDYESNDGKGGATLLPDLQGQYRESGRAGAVRPRGGPGGPRSAQFAITTRDDQGRDQWPGVFGDVVSGLDVVRAAVNHSNIKEVTVVDCGVVLPL